The Pseudomonadota bacterium genome segment CCGGCAGTTCTCGTTCGTAGAAGATCAATGCGGAGCGCAGCATCGGCGCCGCCTCGGCGGGCTTGCCCTGGCGAAGTTGGTTGTCGCCGATCTTCAGACGGACGTTGGAGACCCGCTGGTTGTCATCCTCGTAGAGATGGCGCATCAGGTCGAGGGCTTTGTAGGCGTAGGCCTCGGCCTCCTCCAGGCGCCCCTGGGTGTTGAGGTTACCGGCCAGATTGCTGTACACGCTGGCCACGCGGCCGCTGGTCTCGCCATAGACGGCGATGCGCGCGGCGAGGGACTGGCGATAGATCCCCTCGGCCTCGGGGACGCGGTCCGCCTTCTCCAGCCCCCACGCTAAGTTGTTGAGGATCAGGGCGTCGGTGCGGTTGTTGTGGTCGCCGTGGAGCGTGAGTCCCATGGCCAGCGCCTCGCGCAGCACCTGTTCGCCCTCCTCGTAGCGATTCGCTTCGAACAGGGCAGCGCCAAGGTTGTTCAAGGTGTTGTGCAAGCGAGGATGATCCTCGCCATAGACCGCCCTCTGCCCCTGCACGACCCGTCGCATGATCTGTAGCGACGCCTGCGTATCGCCCTGCTCTTCCAATGCGATGGCCAACACCATCTGGGTGTTGAGCACCCTGGAGTCCTGGGGGCCGAAGGCCTGCGTGAGCTCGGCGATGGCTTCGCGGGCGAGGGCCTCGGCTTCCTGGTAGCGCCCCAGGTTGTTCAGTAGCGCGGCCAGATTGTGCTTGGGGTGGGCGGTGCTGGCGGGGCTCGCATCGCGGGCCTGCTCTCGGGCCGCGAGGGAGCGCCGGTGCAGGGGCTCGGCGGCGAGAAAGTCTCCCTCCGTCCGATAGACGTTGCCGAGCTCATCCAGGGCTGTCGCGGTGCGTTCGCTCTCCTCGCCATGCACGAGCACGGACTGTTCGATCGCCTCTTCCAGCAGGTCTTTGGCTTGCGCCAGGCGGTCTTGCGCGTGGGCGAGTTCGCCAAGGTGTAGGAGTGTAGCTGTGCGCCCCTCGCTGGGGTTGGTGTCGGGCGTGTCCTGCAGGGCGAAAGCCTGTTCCAGGAGCGAATGCGCCTGCGCGTAGTCGCCGAGCTTGAGGTAGGCGTAGCCCATCGTGTCCAGCAGGCGGGCCGTGAGCACTGGCTGCGACGAAAGATCCCGCTGCACCTGGGCGGCGCCTCGGTCCAGGATCTCGCGCACGGTGATTTCCCGGCCCTGGGAGATCTGGGGGTCGTTGTTGGTGAGCAGGTCGATGAGGAAGGTCGAGATGACCTCCGCCCGCTGCTGCTCCTGCACGGCATCGGTCCGTGCGCGCTGGGCCGCGTCGCGCTCGGCGGCGATACGCTCGGCCTGTTGTGCGCTGTTGAAGGCGAAGCCCGTGCTGAGGGTCACGATGGCGCCGGTAGCCCCCACCGCCAGGCGATTGCGTGCCACGAACTTACGCAGGCGATAGGTCACCGTGTCGGGCTGGGCGTTGACGGCCCGCCCCTGCAGGTAGTTATCAAGATCGCTAGCCAAGGCGAGGACGGAGCCGTAGCGACGATCCGGCTCCTTGCGCAGGGCCGTGAGCACGATGTTGTCGAGCTCGCCCCGCAGGGTGCGCTGCAGGCGATCGCCGTCGAGGCCGAGCGTGGCGGCGGCGCTGGGCGTCTCTCCCACGCGCTGGCTGGGCCGCACCGGCTGTGTGAGGCAGATTAGCTTTTCGATCTCGGCGGGTCGTGAACCCTCCACCGAATAGGGGGCTTGGCCGCTCAGCAGGCGATAGAGCAGCACGCCCAGGGCGTAGACATCGCTCGCGAGGGTGATGGGCTCGCCGCGCACCTGTTCGGGGCTGGCGTAAGCGGGCGTCATCAGGGCCTGGCCCGTGCGGGTGAAATCAGCGCTGCCCGTCGGCTCTTCCTGGACCAGCAGCTTGGCGATGCCGAAGTCGAGTAGCTTGGGCTCGCCGCCCTCGGTGATCAGGATGTTGGCCGGCTTCAGGTCCCGGTGCACCACCAGGCGCTGGTGGGCGTAGTGCACCGCGTGGCATACCTGGCGAAACAGGGCCAGGCGCTCACGCAGGCCGAGGCGGTGCTCGTCGCAGTAGGCATCGATGGGCCTGCCCTGCACGTACTCCATCACGATGTAGGGGTAACCCTGCTCCGTCGCGCCCCCGTCGAGCAGGCGGGCAATGTTGGGATGGCTCAGGCGCGCGAGGATTTGGCGCTCTGCCTTGAAGCGCTCGATCAGGTAGGGGCTCGGCAGCTGCTGCTGTACCAGCTTGATCGCCACCTGATGGGTGAATTGCGCATCGCTGCGTTCGGCGAGGTATACGCTGCCCATGCCGCCGCGACCTAGCTCACGTACCAGCATGTAGGCACCGATCGTCTGCCCTAGGTGGTGCTGCGCTTGCGTGAACACCTCGTCGGCAGCGCCGGATACCACGTCTTCAAAGACCTCGCCGGCCTCGTGATGGGCCTCTAGCAGGGCGCGTACCTCCGCGCGCAGATCTTCCGCCAGGTCGTCGCGAGCCGCTAGCCAGCGATACGCTTCCTCGTGGGGCTTATCGAGGGCTTCGTAGAATGCGACCTCAATGCGCTGCCAGCGCTGCGGATCACGGGGTGTCGTTGGCGAGGTCATTGTAGAGCCAGGCCTTGGCGAGGCTGAGTTCGCGGTAGACGGTGGCGCGCGAGATCTCCAGCACCTCACCTATCTCCTCGTAACCCAAGCCGCCGAAGAAGAAGAGCTCGATGATGTTGGCCTTGCGCGCATCGAAGTGGGCAAGATCTTCCAGTGAATCGTCCAGGGCGATCAGCGTTTGGTCCCGGTCGCCGGCGGCAAGGGTGCGATCGTCGATGGACACCTGGAGCTGATCCCCGCCGCGCTTGGCGCTGCCCTTGGCGCGGGCGTGGTCCACTAGGATCCGGCGCATGATGCGGGCCGCCATGCTGAAGAAGTGCACGCGATCTTGCCAATCCACATCGGCACCCACCATGCGCAGGTACGCCTCGTTGATCAGCGCCGTGGGCTGCAGCGTGTGCGCCGCGTTCTCCGAACGCATGAAATGCTGCGCTACGCGCCGTAGTTCCTCGTAGACCAGAGGGGTTAGGCGCCCCAGCGCGGCGTCATCGCCCACGCGCCATTGCTGGAGCAGGCGGGTGACCTCTGTGGGGGGCTGCTTCACGGCTGAGAGTTCGTGTTTATACCTATGTATTACCGCCATCCTACGGGCCGGGCCCTGCCCACGGCAAACCACTCCCATCGAAGGCGAAGCGCTCGTCGCGCGCCTGTGTGGCAAATTTTTCCGCTCCGATGAAACTCTGCGGGATCACCCTGCGCTTCCCCCTGTATGGGCGTGCTGTCAGCGCCCTCGATCGAGGCCATAACAGCGCGTGCAACGAAGCACGGCGAGGCGCCGACGGAACGAGCGTCGCATCCCCAACAGAGGTCAGAGCCATGAGTACACCTATCCGCAACCAGCACCGCCACCCCTTGGCGCGCCTATCAATATCACCCCGCAACGGCCTGGTCCTACTGATGAGCGCCCTCGCCCTCGCCGCGTGCGGTGGTGGCGGCAGCGGGGGCGGCGCGGCCCTGGCGCCGCCGGTGGCCCAGCAGAACCCACCGCCGAGTGAGGATGCGGGCGCAGCGATGATCCGTATCACCGGCCAAGCCGTTAAGTCCGAGATCGACGGCGCCACCGTGCGGGCGTTCTACGTGGACGAGGCAGGCGAGCAGGTGGAACTCGCGGCCGCCAACGCGCCGGTGATCACGGCCGCCGATGGCGCCTATTCGCTCGATCTGGATCCCGAAGCGCTGCAGGCGCTGGGGGATCGTCCGGTGATCGTGGAAACCACGGGCGGGCGCATGGGGGCTGACGGCTCCGCACCGCCGCTGCGCGCGGTGTTGGCGGATCCGGCAAGCGCCGAGGAGGCGGAGGGCGCGACCTTGCATCTGTCTTTCGCGAGCACCGTAGCCGCGGGCCTGGTCACTCGTGCCCTGGCGGAGGACCCGGCCACCTCAGCGGCCCAAATGCTGTTGGCCCGGGTGGAGGAAGAGCTGGATATCGATCTCGCGGATAACCCCGCCGACCGCAGCACCGACCTCGCCCAGCTCAACCAGTTCGTGGACGACAACCTGGGGCTCGCCGATGACCCCCTTCGCAACGATCTGGTGGGCGAGTTGGCCGAGTATTTCGTGGCGAACCTTTCCTCTAGCTCGGGGAAGTTTGACGGAATGATGGAATCGGCGAGCTCTCCCGGCGTGGATGTGCCGGCGAGCTTCATTGACGCCTCCACACCCGGGTTGAGCGCTGCCTTCGGCGCGGGGGAGGATGTGTTCAGCCTGGTGCGTGCGCGCACCGACAAGGCGGCTATCGAGAACTCCGGCGTGGACTTCGCGTGGGTCACCGTGGAGGTGCTCGACGCGGAAAACCAACCGGTGGCGGACGGCACCGAGGTGTTCTTCAAGCTGCTGTCCGGCCAGGCCATACTCTCGTACAACACGGTGGAAACGCTCGGTGGCGAGGCCCGCATCAACGTGACCAGCATCTGGCCCGGCGACCTCCTTATCGAAGCCTCGAGCGAGGGCGCTGACGATCAGATGGTCACCGCCCAGGTGGCGATGACGGTGGTCGACGAGGTGCCCGACGTGGCGGACACGGACAAGCCACGGGTGGTGGCCGCAGGCGCCGTCTCCAATACGGAGATTCTGGTGGTGTTCTCCGAAGCCATGCGCGGCGGTGAGGATGGGGCGAACGATCCCAATCGGTATACCATCGCCGCGCGACCCGCTGACACGGGCGTGGTGGGTTCCGCCGTGGCCGTCTTGAGCAAGGCTGAGCTGCTGCCGCCGGAGTTCACCACCGTGCGCATCACTACCTTCTCCCAATCGGAGATTACCTACAGCGTGAAGGTCACGGATGTGAAGGACGTGGCAGGCAATACGATGGAGGAGCCCATTCCCGGCGTGACCCCTGGCATCGACGATCCCTCCAGCGGCGTGTACGTGGGCTTGGCGCCCACGCCCGCCGATATCAAGGACACGGATGGCGATGGCATCAGCGATACGGACGAGCAGTTCGGCTGGTCGGTCACGGTGGTGGCTGGCGACGGCAACCTGCGCACCCTCTACGTGAGCTCCGATCCACGCTTCGCCGATACGGACCTCGACGGCATCCCCGATGCCGATGAGCGTCAGGCCGGCATCGATCCGCGCAGTCCGGACACGGACGGCGATACGCTGGGCGATGACCTCGAGTGGAACAACCTCTACAGCAGCCCGATCATGATCGACAGCGATGGCGATGGCATCGAGGATGGATTCGAGGTGGGCACCTTCCGCACCTCGCCCATCCTGGCCGACTCCGACGGCGATCAGCTGCCGGACTTCGACGAGGTGATCGCCGCCAACCGCAACCCGCTGGAAGCAGACCTGCCGACGCCGCGCATCAGCGTGGGCAACGTGAGCTTGCTCCTGGACACGCGATTCACCTACACGGATACCGAGGGCCAAACGGTGGAGGAGTCTTCCACCGCGGAAACCACGCTGGTGGCGGGCGAGGACACCACCTACTCCACCAGCAGTGAGCGCTCAACCCTAAGTACCTTGGAAACCTCCCAGTCGCTCCAGCTCGGGGGCGGTCTCGCGGCCACCGATGGCAAGACCGTGCCCACCTTCAACATCAGCGGCAGTGTGAGCAGTACCCAGGGCTCGCAGCGGGGCAGCACCTTCGCCGTGTCCCAGGAGTCCGCTCGGCGCTCGGAGGAGACGTATCAGGAATCGCTAACCACCAGCGCCCAGGTGAGTGCGGAATCTTCAGTGGTGCGGGAAGTGGTCGGCGCCGCCCTGCGGGTGGACGTCACCATCGACAACGCCGGGGACATCCCCTTTACGATTCGCAATCTCGAGCTCACGGCGCTGACCCAGGACCCTGCCGATCGTACGCGGGTGATCCCCGTCGCATCCCTGGTGCCGGAGAATCCCAACTTGGAGGACATCAACATCGGTGCCCTCGGTGACACCTCGCGTGGGCCCTTCAGCTTCGTCGCCGTCGACGTGTTCCCCGCGCAGGTGGAGGAACTGCTGAAGAATCCTCGCGGCATCGTGGTGCAGCTCTCCAACTACGACATCGTGGACGAGGACGGGCGCAACTTCTCCTTCTCCTCACGCGAGGTGTTGGACCGCACCGCCGGGCTCACCTTCGATCTCGGCGACGGTCGCGTGGAGAGCTATCGAGTGGCCACGGGCAGCTCCCACAATCCGAACACGGGCGAGCCCCTAGGGATCACCCTTGGCTATGCCTTGAACCAAATCCTCGGCTTCACCGGTGAGCCGCAGATCGTCGACGGTGGGAACGGCCGCATGGAAGTGGAATTGCTAGGCGATGACATCGCCTTGGTTGCCTCGGGGGGGATCGTCGAGCCGGGCCGAGCGGTGGTGACGCCAGGTGAGAATGGCATCCTCGATTCCATCGCCGGCGGCGACGATGAGATCCGCGAGGCCGACTACGCCACGCAGGAAGCCAATCTGGCAGCCTCGGTGCGCGAGGGAGGCGACGGCCTGGTCTCCACCATCCCGTTGCCAGGGAGTGATGATCTGGCGATCCTGCCCTTGGGCGCGCGGGTGGCCGGTGGTCAGGAGGTGATCAACGCCGGTCCCGACGGCATTCTCCAAACCACGCCGAGCGGCGATGAATTCGTGCAGCCGGCGGCCCGACCGCGCCAGGTGCTCACGCGTTTCCGCGACACGCAGAGCGTGGCGGAGGAAGCGCGCTTCTGGGGCGTCTTCAGCACCCGTGACCTGCTCGCCACGGATCTGGAGGACATCGTGCTGCGTGCGGGCGAAGAGTTGATCTTCACCTACGTGCAGGACAGAGATGGGGACGGTGTGTTCGCCCGCGAGGAGTTTCTCCACGGCAGCTCTGACCTGCTG includes the following:
- a CDS encoding serine/threonine-protein kinase → MTSPTTPRDPQRWQRIEVAFYEALDKPHEEAYRWLAARDDLAEDLRAEVRALLEAHHEAGEVFEDVVSGAADEVFTQAQHHLGQTIGAYMLVRELGRGGMGSVYLAERSDAQFTHQVAIKLVQQQLPSPYLIERFKAERQILARLSHPNIARLLDGGATEQGYPYIVMEYVQGRPIDAYCDEHRLGLRERLALFRQVCHAVHYAHQRLVVHRDLKPANILITEGGEPKLLDFGIAKLLVQEEPTGSADFTRTGQALMTPAYASPEQVRGEPITLASDVYALGVLLYRLLSGQAPYSVEGSRPAEIEKLICLTQPVRPSQRVGETPSAAATLGLDGDRLQRTLRGELDNIVLTALRKEPDRRYGSVLALASDLDNYLQGRAVNAQPDTVTYRLRKFVARNRLAVGATGAIVTLSTGFAFNSAQQAERIAAERDAAQRARTDAVQEQQRAEVISTFLIDLLTNNDPQISQGREITVREILDRGAAQVQRDLSSQPVLTARLLDTMGYAYLKLGDYAQAHSLLEQAFALQDTPDTNPSEGRTATLLHLGELAHAQDRLAQAKDLLEEAIEQSVLVHGEESERTATALDELGNVYRTEGDFLAAEPLHRRSLAAREQARDASPASTAHPKHNLAALLNNLGRYQEAEALAREAIAELTQAFGPQDSRVLNTQMVLAIALEEQGDTQASLQIMRRVVQGQRAVYGEDHPRLHNTLNNLGAALFEANRYEEGEQVLREALAMGLTLHGDHNNRTDALILNNLAWGLEKADRVPEAEGIYRQSLAARIAVYGETSGRVASVYSNLAGNLNTQGRLEEAEAYAYKALDLMRHLYEDDNQRVSNVRLKIGDNQLRQGKPAEAAPMLRSALIFYERELPEDHPTLAVVRATLGRCLVQLGEYTEAEPLLLAAYEVYAALPTLPTQRATEATQALVSLYERLGQADNVARWQALVPRVAN
- a CDS encoding sigma-70 family RNA polymerase sigma factor, which gives rise to MKQPPTEVTRLLQQWRVGDDAALGRLTPLVYEELRRVAQHFMRSENAAHTLQPTALINEAYLRMVGADVDWQDRVHFFSMAARIMRRILVDHARAKGSAKRGGDQLQVSIDDRTLAAGDRDQTLIALDDSLEDLAHFDARKANIIELFFFGGLGYEEIGEVLEISRATVYRELSLAKAWLYNDLANDTP